A single window of Actinoallomurus bryophytorum DNA harbors:
- the purB gene encoding adenylosuccinate lyase: MIERYTLPEMGRVWSDAHKYELWCKVETLVLEAHAKAGTVPADAVEPVRAAPPPTPERVAEIEATTQHDVIAFLSAWADNTVPREAAAYVHFGMTSSDLLDTALAVQLTEATDLLLDKADALVAALRDHALEHRATLRVGRTHGIHGEPDVWGHRVADFAFAAARSRDRLRRSREAVAVCAISGAVGTYSNIDPEVERYVAAELGLKPADVSTQVVIRDGISEWASALAIMATVCEAIALEVRHGQRTEVRELWEPFGRGQKGSSAMPHKKNPIMSERLAGMARIVRAQVTPVMEGIPLWHERDISHSSTERIALPDASIALDYMLRLTHRLVSGLVVDGDRMRANLESTGGLIYTSAVLLELVNAGMSRDDEAYPLVQKAAMETWDTGVPFRETLRRRAAEAGHALDEARLDEVCRPERYVERLDAMFGRLASLR; this comes from the coding sequence GTGATCGAGCGCTACACCCTCCCGGAGATGGGCCGCGTCTGGAGTGACGCGCACAAATACGAGCTCTGGTGCAAGGTCGAGACCCTTGTACTGGAGGCGCACGCGAAGGCGGGCACCGTTCCGGCCGACGCCGTGGAGCCGGTGCGCGCCGCTCCGCCCCCGACGCCCGAGCGGGTGGCCGAGATCGAGGCGACCACCCAGCACGACGTGATCGCGTTCCTGAGCGCGTGGGCCGACAACACGGTCCCGCGTGAGGCCGCGGCGTACGTGCACTTCGGCATGACCTCATCGGACCTGCTCGACACCGCGCTCGCGGTGCAGCTGACCGAGGCCACCGACCTGCTGCTGGACAAGGCCGACGCGCTGGTGGCGGCCCTGCGCGACCACGCGCTCGAGCACCGTGCCACCCTCCGCGTGGGCCGTACGCACGGCATCCACGGTGAGCCCGACGTGTGGGGGCACCGGGTCGCCGACTTCGCGTTCGCCGCGGCGCGATCCCGTGACCGGCTCCGGCGCTCGCGCGAGGCGGTCGCCGTATGCGCGATCTCCGGTGCGGTGGGCACCTACTCCAACATCGATCCCGAGGTGGAGCGCTACGTCGCGGCCGAGCTCGGGCTCAAGCCTGCCGACGTGTCCACCCAGGTCGTGATCCGTGACGGCATCAGCGAGTGGGCCTCCGCGCTGGCGATCATGGCGACCGTATGCGAGGCGATCGCGCTGGAGGTGCGCCACGGCCAGCGCACCGAGGTACGCGAGCTGTGGGAGCCGTTCGGCCGGGGACAGAAGGGCTCCTCGGCGATGCCGCACAAGAAGAACCCCATCATGTCCGAGCGGCTGGCGGGCATGGCGCGGATCGTGCGCGCCCAGGTCACCCCGGTGATGGAGGGCATACCGCTGTGGCACGAGCGGGACATCTCCCACTCCTCGACCGAGCGGATCGCGCTGCCGGACGCCTCAATCGCGCTCGACTACATGCTGCGGCTGACCCACCGGCTCGTCAGCGGCCTCGTGGTGGACGGCGACCGGATGCGGGCCAACCTGGAGTCCACCGGAGGTCTCATCTACACCAGCGCGGTCCTGCTGGAGCTGGTGAACGCCGGGATGTCACGTGACGACGAGGCGTACCCGCTCGTCCAGAAGGCCGCCATGGAGACCTGGGACACCGGCGTGCCGTTCCGCGAGACCCTGCGCCGGCGGGCCGCCGAGGCCGGGCACGCGCTCGATGAGGCGCGCCTCGACGAGGTGTGCCGCCCGGAGCGCTACGTCGAGAGGCTGGACGCGATGTTCGGCCGCCTCGCGTCCCTCAGGTGA
- the purD gene encoding phosphoribosylamine--glycine ligase: MRVLVLGSGGREHALIRSLAQDPDVIALHCAPGNAGTFAMADNHVLDPTDPLAVVELAQRLSIGLVVIGPELPLVHGVADAVRRAGILCFGPDQAAAEIEGSKAFAKEIMAEAGVPTAAARVCDSSGDVRDALDEFGPPYVVKDDGLAAGKGVVVTEDREAAERHADECDRVVVEQYLDGPEVSLFALTDGSTVVPLLPAQDFKRAYDGDEGPNTGGMGAYTPLPWASPDLAAEVVRTIIQPTIDELRRRETPYVGVLYAGLVLTADGPRVIEFNARFGDPETQVVLDRLATPLSGLLEACAVGSLASVPPIEWRPGAAVTVVIAAENYPGAPKTDDPIAGIEEAEQVEGAYVLHAGTKTHRGLPVSGGGRVLNVVGTGPDLATARTRAYEAAGRIRLRGSHYRTDIAARA; the protein is encoded by the coding sequence GTGCGAGTCCTCGTTCTCGGCTCGGGCGGACGCGAACACGCGCTGATCCGCTCGCTCGCCCAAGATCCCGACGTCATTGCGCTTCACTGCGCACCCGGCAACGCCGGCACCTTCGCCATGGCGGACAACCACGTCCTGGACCCGACCGACCCCCTCGCGGTGGTCGAGCTCGCCCAGCGTCTCAGCATCGGGCTGGTCGTCATCGGGCCCGAGCTGCCGCTGGTCCACGGGGTGGCCGACGCCGTACGACGGGCCGGCATCCTGTGCTTCGGGCCCGACCAGGCGGCGGCGGAGATCGAGGGTTCCAAGGCGTTCGCCAAGGAGATCATGGCCGAGGCCGGGGTGCCGACCGCGGCCGCGCGCGTCTGTGACAGCTCCGGCGACGTGCGCGACGCCCTGGACGAGTTCGGGCCGCCGTACGTCGTGAAGGACGACGGCCTTGCCGCCGGCAAGGGCGTCGTCGTCACCGAGGACCGCGAGGCCGCCGAGCGTCACGCCGACGAATGCGACCGCGTCGTCGTCGAGCAGTACCTCGACGGTCCCGAGGTCTCGCTGTTCGCGCTGACCGACGGCTCCACCGTCGTACCGCTGCTGCCCGCACAGGACTTCAAGCGCGCCTACGACGGCGACGAGGGCCCCAACACCGGCGGGATGGGCGCGTACACACCACTTCCCTGGGCGTCACCGGACCTGGCCGCCGAGGTCGTACGCACGATCATCCAGCCGACCATCGACGAGCTGCGACGGCGCGAGACGCCCTACGTCGGGGTCCTGTACGCCGGGCTCGTGCTGACCGCCGACGGACCCCGCGTGATCGAGTTCAACGCGCGGTTCGGCGACCCGGAGACGCAGGTCGTGCTGGACCGGCTCGCCACGCCACTGTCCGGCCTGCTGGAGGCGTGCGCGGTCGGCAGTCTCGCGTCGGTGCCGCCGATCGAGTGGCGCCCCGGTGCCGCGGTCACCGTGGTGATCGCCGCGGAAAACTACCCCGGCGCTCCGAAGACCGACGACCCGATCGCCGGCATCGAGGAGGCCGAACAGGTCGAGGGCGCCTACGTCCTGCACGCGGGCACCAAGACCCACCGCGGCCTGCCGGTCAGCGGCGGCGGACGCGTCCTCAACGTCGTCGGCACCGGCCCGGACCTCGCGACCGCACGCACGCGTGCGTACGAGGCCGCCGGCCGGATCCGCCTGCGCGGCAGCCACTACCGAACGGACATCGCGGCCCGCGCCTGA
- a CDS encoding magnesium and cobalt transport protein CorA, translating to MTKALPTRATRVLFKPLNRPGRGPRRISPSRGSAVIDWAAYIDGERVDTPDVADAVQLVRASRSSEYATNLHTEAQNRFVWVGLHEPDAEELERLAEVFGLHPLAVEDAIHAHQRPKFERYDELQFFVMKTVGYVERGGSDVVQTGEIMIFCGPDFVVTVRHGAHGALAPVRMRLEETPERLALGPAAVLHAIADRVVDDYISVGDAVQEDIDDVEECVFSADATNQAERIYRLKREVIQLKRAVCPLVGPMRNLAARRFVPAEIREYFRDVDDHLSRVREQVEACDELLTPILQAHLTQVTVTDNHDMRKISAWAAILALPTAITGIYGMNFRHMPELQWKYGYLLVLGIIASSCYTLYRRFRRTGWL from the coding sequence ATGACCAAGGCTCTGCCCACCCGCGCCACCCGTGTTCTCTTCAAGCCGCTCAACCGTCCCGGCCGCGGCCCACGCCGCATCTCCCCCAGCCGCGGCTCCGCCGTCATCGACTGGGCGGCCTATATCGACGGCGAGCGCGTCGACACACCCGACGTCGCCGACGCGGTTCAGCTCGTACGGGCGTCGCGCTCCTCCGAATACGCGACCAACCTGCACACCGAGGCGCAGAACCGCTTCGTCTGGGTCGGGCTGCACGAGCCCGACGCGGAGGAGCTGGAGCGCCTGGCCGAGGTGTTCGGCCTGCACCCGCTCGCGGTCGAGGACGCCATCCACGCACACCAGCGGCCCAAGTTCGAGCGTTACGACGAGCTGCAGTTCTTCGTCATGAAGACGGTCGGGTACGTCGAGCGCGGCGGCAGCGACGTGGTGCAGACCGGCGAGATCATGATCTTCTGCGGACCCGACTTCGTGGTGACGGTCCGGCATGGCGCGCACGGCGCGCTGGCCCCCGTACGCATGCGTCTGGAGGAGACCCCCGAGCGGCTCGCCCTCGGCCCGGCGGCGGTCCTGCACGCGATCGCCGACCGCGTGGTGGATGACTACATCTCCGTCGGAGACGCCGTCCAGGAGGACATCGACGACGTCGAGGAGTGCGTCTTCTCCGCCGACGCCACCAACCAGGCCGAGCGCATCTACCGCCTGAAGCGCGAGGTCATCCAGCTCAAGCGCGCCGTCTGCCCGCTGGTCGGCCCGATGCGCAACCTCGCCGCCCGCCGCTTCGTGCCGGCCGAGATCCGTGAGTACTTCCGCGACGTCGACGACCACCTGTCGCGCGTACGCGAACAGGTCGAGGCGTGCGACGAACTGCTCACGCCGATCCTGCAGGCGCACCTCACCCAGGTGACCGTCACCGACAACCACGACATGCGCAAGATCTCCGCCTGGGCGGCCATCCTCGCGCTGCCGACGGCGATCACCGGCATCTACGGCATGAACTTCCGGCACATGCCCGAGCTGCAGTGGAAGTACGGCTACCTGCTCGTGCTCGGCATCATCGCGAGCTCCTGTTACACGCTCTACCGCCGCTTCCGCCGTACCGGCTGGCTCTGA
- a CDS encoding oxidoreductase: MSETLPGGSLTLAEGLEPSRMGYGAMQLAGPGVWGPPSDREQAVAVLREAAGLGITHIDTSDFYGPYTVNEVIRAALHPYPERLRIVTKVGARRGPDRSWLAALSREELITAVHDNLDHLGLDVLDVVNLRVRTAEGSIAEPFEVLASLREQGLIRHLGVSGVSAGQLEEARAIAPVVCVQNYYNVAHREDDALVDRCAELGIAYVPFFPLGGFSPLQSGVLDDVAARLDATPMQVALAWLLRRSPAMLLIPGTSSVAHLRENVAAASLDLPADAMDELDRIAG; the protein is encoded by the coding sequence ATGTCCGAAACGCTCCCGGGCGGATCCCTGACCCTTGCCGAGGGCCTCGAGCCGAGCCGGATGGGCTACGGCGCGATGCAACTGGCCGGTCCCGGTGTGTGGGGGCCGCCCTCCGATCGCGAGCAGGCCGTGGCGGTCCTGCGGGAGGCCGCCGGCCTCGGCATCACCCACATCGACACGAGCGACTTCTACGGCCCGTACACGGTCAACGAGGTCATCCGTGCGGCGCTGCACCCCTACCCGGAGAGGCTGCGCATCGTCACGAAGGTCGGGGCACGGCGTGGGCCCGACCGCTCGTGGCTCGCCGCGCTCTCGCGCGAGGAGCTCATCACCGCCGTGCACGACAACCTCGACCACCTCGGCCTCGACGTCCTCGACGTCGTCAACCTGCGCGTGAGGACGGCGGAGGGCTCGATCGCCGAACCCTTCGAGGTGCTCGCCTCGCTGCGCGAGCAGGGCCTGATCCGCCACCTCGGCGTGAGCGGCGTCTCGGCCGGGCAGCTGGAGGAGGCGCGGGCGATCGCGCCCGTCGTGTGCGTGCAGAACTACTACAACGTCGCGCACCGCGAGGACGACGCGCTCGTCGACCGGTGCGCGGAGCTGGGCATCGCCTACGTCCCGTTCTTCCCCCTCGGCGGTTTTTCGCCGCTGCAGTCGGGAGTCCTCGACGACGTGGCCGCGCGGCTGGACGCGACGCCGATGCAGGTGGCGCTCGCCTGGCTGCTGCGGCGTTCGCCGGCGATGCTGCTGATCCCGGGGACGTCGTCGGTCGCGCACCTGCGCGAGAACGTCGCGGCGGCCTCGCTCGACCTTCCCGCCGACGCGATGGACGAGCTCGACCGCATCGCCGGGTGA
- a CDS encoding helix-turn-helix domain-containing protein, which produces MTNLGDYLRARRELVRPEDVGLPGGARRRVRGLRREELAMLAGISSDYYMRLEQGRDRHPSAQVLDSLASVLGLDADAVAHLHRLVEPAARHEPLAVSADVPAGIEQLIEGWTGNPACVQDPLMNVLAANAIATALSPAYTPGRNMLKTVFLDPVYRKLRPDWDQAAASGVAGLRALAGANVDDPALVELVGELSARSERFRELWLRHDVRPRRGGGIVRFTHPRVGPLDLRGEKLAITDADGLTLVVFHAEPGSPSAGSLALLAASVPVAR; this is translated from the coding sequence GTGACCAACCTCGGTGACTATCTGCGGGCGCGGCGTGAGCTCGTACGGCCGGAGGACGTCGGCCTGCCCGGAGGCGCACGGCGCCGGGTGCGGGGACTCCGGCGCGAGGAGCTGGCGATGCTCGCGGGCATCAGCAGCGACTACTACATGCGGCTCGAACAGGGCCGCGACCGGCATCCGTCCGCGCAGGTGCTCGACTCCCTCGCCTCGGTGCTGGGACTCGACGCCGACGCCGTGGCCCACCTTCACCGGCTCGTCGAGCCCGCCGCCCGGCACGAGCCGCTCGCCGTGTCCGCGGACGTCCCCGCCGGCATCGAACAGCTCATCGAGGGCTGGACCGGCAATCCCGCGTGCGTGCAGGACCCGTTGATGAACGTCCTCGCGGCCAACGCGATCGCCACCGCCCTGTCGCCGGCCTACACGCCCGGCCGCAACATGCTGAAGACGGTGTTCCTCGATCCCGTCTACCGGAAGCTACGGCCCGACTGGGACCAGGCGGCCGCGAGCGGGGTCGCCGGCCTGCGCGCGCTGGCCGGCGCGAACGTCGACGATCCCGCGCTGGTCGAGCTCGTCGGCGAGCTCTCCGCACGCAGCGAGAGGTTCCGCGAGCTCTGGCTGCGCCACGACGTCCGGCCGAGGCGCGGCGGCGGGATCGTCCGCTTCACCCATCCGCGGGTCGGGCCGCTCGACCTGCGCGGGGAGAAGCTGGCGATCACCGACGCCGACGGCCTCACGCTGGTCGTCTTCCACGCCGAGCCCGGCAGCCCCAGCGCCGGGTCACTGGCGCTGCTCGCGGCGTCCGTTCCCGTCGCCCGCTGA